In Desulfosediminicola ganghwensis, a single window of DNA contains:
- a CDS encoding aminotransferase class V-fold PLP-dependent enzyme — protein sequence MIDKCTELFSSDTDKVFLGHCAISPLFAGARDVMQSYAKEMAAGGVTALHQFLDYIPRLHNSAGAMMKTGGENISFVQNTATALSMIAGGYPFEPGDQIISYVHEYPSNHYPWLIQQSRGVELVLLPDVGETGGNGTLLGWSMGDLEKLVTSRTRVIAISHVQFASGFAADLVELGAFCKERDIDLVVDCAQSFGCLPVYPEECNIAAIATSGWKWLMGPFGAGLMYTSPEFRAKLRITMGGPSMMEQGLDYLDLSWQPHKDGRMFEFSASPFDHMAALAEVMENVFARNSMEQVRDEVFRLQDLFVAELLSLGVTGREAKVLMPTQKHRSGIVPIQVAADPQAVMAKLQSEGVTFTGPTGVLRLAPHFYMSDAQIVKAAHVFKNVVG from the coding sequence ATGATAGATAAATGTACCGAATTGTTTTCAAGTGATACTGACAAGGTATTTCTGGGGCACTGTGCCATATCCCCGCTCTTTGCAGGAGCACGGGACGTGATGCAGAGTTATGCAAAGGAGATGGCAGCAGGTGGCGTAACCGCGCTTCACCAGTTTCTCGATTATATTCCCAGGCTGCACAACAGCGCCGGGGCAATGATGAAAACAGGCGGCGAGAATATCTCCTTTGTCCAGAATACTGCTACAGCTTTATCCATGATTGCGGGCGGCTACCCATTTGAGCCGGGTGATCAGATTATCAGCTACGTCCACGAATATCCGAGCAACCATTACCCCTGGCTGATCCAGCAGAGCCGGGGTGTGGAACTGGTGTTGTTGCCGGATGTGGGGGAAACCGGGGGTAACGGCACTTTACTCGGCTGGTCAATGGGAGATCTCGAAAAACTGGTGACCAGCAGAACCAGGGTTATTGCCATCAGCCATGTACAGTTTGCCAGTGGTTTTGCTGCCGACCTGGTTGAGCTGGGAGCGTTTTGTAAGGAGCGGGATATCGATCTGGTGGTCGATTGCGCCCAGAGTTTTGGCTGTCTGCCGGTCTACCCCGAAGAATGTAATATCGCTGCCATCGCCACCTCGGGCTGGAAGTGGCTGATGGGCCCTTTTGGCGCGGGCCTGATGTACACCTCGCCAGAGTTTCGTGCCAAGTTACGTATCACCATGGGTGGTCCGTCGATGATGGAGCAGGGGCTCGATTATCTTGATCTGAGTTGGCAACCTCACAAGGATGGCAGGATGTTCGAATTCTCAGCCTCGCCCTTTGATCATATGGCGGCGCTGGCGGAAGTAATGGAGAATGTTTTTGCCAGAAACTCCATGGAGCAGGTGCGTGACGAGGTGTTTCGCCTGCAGGACCTTTTTGTGGCAGAGTTGTTGTCTCTGGGCGTTACCGGGAGGGAAGCGAAAGTGCTGATGCCGACTCAAAAGCATCGATCGGGTATCGTGCCGATCCAGGTTGCAGCAGACCCGCAGGCCGTCATGGCCAAGTTGCAGAGCGAGGGGGTGACGTTCACCGGGCCTACAGGCGTTCTGCGCCTGGCACCTCATTTTTATATGAGTGATGCGCAGATCGTAAAAGCGGCTCATGTTTTCAAAAACGTTGTCGGCTGA